The genomic DNA ATGGGGAGAAGAAGTATTGGCCGTGATTGTCGCGCATGATATAGAGAATCCCCCGCCAGTTGAAGAGCTAATGACTCATTGTCGCGAGCATTTAGCAAGCTTTAAACGACCTTCCGAAATTAGATTCGAATCCGAACTACCTCGGAATTCGACAGGGAAAATCTTGAAGAGAACACTTCGAGAACAGTTTACACCGGCTAATGAAGCATACGGTTAAAACCGTTGTTATTCATAAGAAGTAGGATAGTTTCTTGATGACGTATTCCTAAAAAAAGTAATGGGGTGAGAGAGATGCGTTTTGATTTAACTGACGAACAGCAACAATTGAAGCAAGAAATCCGCACCTATCTAGACAAACATGTAACGCCAGAACTCGTAGAAGAATTAAAGGGAAATCCCGATGGAGGTCCATTGTGGAAGACCTACATTAAGAAGTTGGGCGAGGATGGCTGGCTTGGCGTTGGATGGCCTGTTGAATATGGGGGACAAGGAAAAACACCTTTGGAGCAATATATCTTCTTGGAAGAAATCAATCGTACAGGTGTGAACATTCCTTTTATTACGCTGGAGACGGTTGGTCCGACGCTTATGAAGCTTGGAACAGAAGAGCAAAAAAACTACTTCTTGCCAAAGATTTTAAAAGGCGAAATCGAAGTGGCGATTGGCTACACGGAGCCAGAGGCGGGTACTGACCTTGCTTCTTTGCAAACGCGAGCGGTGAAAGACGGCGATTCGTACATCATTAATGGACAAAAAGTGTTTACGACAAATGCCCACATATCCGATTACATTTGGCTCGCAGCACGGACGGATCCCGATGCGCCTAAACATAAAGGCATCTCCATCTTTTTAGTACCGACGAACACGCCGGGGGTTTCTGTAGATACGACGCATTTGATGGGAGAAAGAACGAACAGTACCTACTATGATAACGTTCGTGTACCTGCCGATGCATTGGTAGGTGAGGAGAATAAGGGATGGCAATACATTACGACACAACTATCCCTAGAGAGGCTGATGTTGTCTACTTACTCCAGAATGGAACGCATGGTGGAAGAGACGACGGAATGGGCGAAGGAAACCGTGATGGATGGAAATCGAGTCATTGATAATCCTGGGGTACGCGACAGCCTAGCCGAATTGACGGTCAAACTTGAAGTACTTCGATTGCTTAATTATCGGGCTGCTTGGTCGCATGAAAATGCCAATGAAGCACCTTTCCGACCTTCAATGAACAAGGTATTTGCTGCTGAACTGAACCAGGAAGTCTATGACACATGCATGGGCATTATGGGGATGTTTGGTCAATTGCGAGCGGATTCGAAGTGGGTGGTTGCAGATGGAAGTGCGGAAAGATATTCGAAGAGCCAATTAGTGTACCTTTTTGGTGGCGGTGCGAATGACGTGATGCTAGATCTTGTTGCGAGATTTGGTCTTGAGTTACCAAAGGTTTAAGGTTTTATGCAAGCGCTATCATTTTGAGGAGGGGGAAATAGACAATGACCTTAACAAGAGAAGAAATAGACCAATATGTAGGGATTGACTCGGAGAAAATTAAAGGACCCGATGCCGTTTGTAAGCAGATGATCCGACATTGGTGTGAGGTAATGCAAGAGAATAATCCGTTATATTTAGATGAAGAGTACGCGGCAAAGACAAAATACGGTGAAGTGATTGCACCGCCAATGCAAGTGCAGGTCTATACAATGAGCCCTCTTTGGCCAGTGGCGGAGCGAAAGCTGAATCCAATGGAACACATGGTGAAGCTAATGGAAGAGGCAGGGTACTCGTCCATCGTGGCGACTGAACAAGGTCAGGAGTATTTTGCACCCATGAAAGTAGGGGATGAGATTAGTTACACGATTTCCGTTGATGTCGTTTCTCCTGAAAAGCAAACGAGTCGTGGACCGGGTTATTTCATTACTTTCCTTTATACATTTGTCAATCAAAGAGATGAATTAGTCTGTAAACAAACCTTTACAATTTTGGCATACAATTCGATTGCGAAGGAGGGGGCATAAGGATGCAGCTAACAAAATCAGAAAGCATCACTTGGGATGAAGTAGAAGTAGGCTATGAATTACCCGTACATGAGAGAGAGATTACAGCGGCATTGATTGCAGGTGGAGCTATATCGGCTACTCACGATTATGCGGCGGTCCATCATGACTACCATGCCGCCCGTCAAGCGGGAGCTGACGACATCTTTATGAATATTTTAACGACGAATGGTTTGATTGGTAAGTACTTAACGGATTGGGCAGGGCCGACATTGGAAATTAAAAAAATTACACTCAGACTTGCGGTTCCAAACTATCCTGGTGATCGCATGACAACGACTGGTTATGTAACAAAAAAATACGAGGCGGAAGGACGACACTTGTTAGAGATTGAGTTTATCGGGAAAAACAAGATTGGCTATCATGCGAGCGGAAAAGCTGTCGTAGCTCTTCCGGTGAGGGGGTAATGGGTATGGGAACTGTACGAGATAAAACGGCGATTGTTGGTATTGGGGCTACGGAGTTTAGTCAGAATTGTGGAAGAAGCGAGCTTCGTATGGCACTAGAAGCTATTTTGGATGCGGTGGAGGATGCGGGTCTAAAAGTAGAAGATATCGATGGAATGATCAATTATACGTTGGATACTGCCGATCAAATTGAAATTGTACGATCGTTGGGTATTCCGAATCTAAGTTTTTTCAGTAAAGTACCATATGGAGGCGGTGCAAGTTGTGGAACGATTGCACATGCGGTGGCCGCGGTGGAATCAGGTATGGCTAATTATGTGGTGTGTGTACGTTCGATTCGAGACGCATCCGGCCCTGTAACGTATGGTGATTTTGAACCTACACGCGTTTCCGGTGATACGTATATGGGGATGTATCATCCGTATGGCCTGCTGACACCAGTATCGTGGGTAGCGATGTTTGCGCAGCGATATAAGCACGAATATGGCATTAAAGACGGCGATTTGGGATGGATCTCCTTAGTTAATCGAGAGAATGCGAATCGCAATCCGAAAGCGATTTTTCACAATCGTACCTTGTCGATGGAAGAATATATGAATTCTCCCATCAACGTCGAACCGTTACGTCGACATGACTGCTGTTTAAGTACGGATGGAGCTGTTGCAATCATTGTCACTTCAGCTGAACGTGCAAAACATTTGAAGCAACGTCCCGCTTATATTTCTGGGGTGATCCAAGGCATGTCGACAAATGGCGAAGTGATGACAAGTTATGCCCGAGAAGATATTACCGTGTTACATGAGACCGAGGCTTATGGGAAGAAGCTGTTCGAAATGGCTGATATGACACCGAAAGATATTGACGTTGCACAATTTTATGATGCTTTTAGTCCTCTCGTTCCGATGCAGCTAGAAGCACTTGGATTTGTTGGGAAAGGTGAAGGCGTTCCGTATTGTGAAGGGGGGACGCGTATCCGTCTTGATGGCGAATTGCCAATCAATACTTCGGGCGGTCTGATGTCTGAAGGTTATCTACACGGTATGAACCTCATATCTGAAGGGGTTCGCCAAATTCGTGGAACATCTACTTCGCAAGTAAAAGATGCAGAAATATCATTAGTCACTGGGGGATTAGGTGTTCCGTCAAGTGGTCTCATTTTAAAAAGGAGGTAATGGATAGATGGTTAAACATGAAGAGAAGGTTATGACGCCAAGACCAATGATGAATCAAGACACTGTGGAATATTGGGAGAAGCTACAAGAAACAAAGCAACTACATTTACAAAGATGTCAACATTGTAAAACGTATTCACACCCGCCGCGCCCAACTTGTTATAAATGTCGTTCATTCGATATGGAGTGGGTTCCGTCATCGGGTAAAGGCGTTATTCATAGCTATGTTGTGTATCACCGATCCGTTCACCCGGGCTTCAAAACACCATATGAGGTTATTCTTGTGGAGCTAGAAGAAGGTGTTCGTCTTGTTTCCAATATGGTAGATTGTGAGCCGGACGAGGTCTATATCGGAATGCCTGTTGAAGTTGTTGTGGACCAAGCATTTGAAGATGTGGCTATGCCGAGGTTTAAGCGACAAAACATTTAAAGAGGGAGGGATAAGCGAATGGATTTTTCGTTAAATGAAACCCAAGCAGAATTTAAACGTACAGCCCAAAAGTTTTTTGAAGAGAAGTGCACGGTAGCTGCTCTAAAGGGATTTGAGGAAAGTGAGGGGCAGTATTCACCTGCCCTTTATAAAGAATTAGCGGATCTAGGCTTTTTAGGATTAATCGTACCAGAAGAGTACGGAGGATTTGGCGGCAGTTTGATGGACTTGGCATTGATTGTAGAAGAAGCCGGTTGGGCCATTCTTCCTTCGCCGTTTTTATCGACAGTTGCCTATGGAATTGTTCCGCTATTAGCGAGTGGAACAGAAGAACAGAAGCAGGAGCTACTGCCGAAAATTGTCGCTGGAGAGCTTGTTTTCTCCGGGGCGTTGTCAGAACCTCAGGCACATTATGCGCTGAATCATATTACGACTGCTGCAGAGAAAAGTGGCAAAGATTACACGCTTTCAGGCAAAAAGTTATTTGTGCCATACGGACAATCTGCTGATTATCTAGTGACCTTAGCTAGAACGGAAAAGGGAACGGAAGCGACTCATGATGGGCTAAGCCTTTTCTTAGTAAAAGGAAAACAGCCGGCTATTCAAACAGCACCTTTGGCATCGATTAACGGAGAAGGACTGGTGGAAATAGACTTCCGAAATGTCGCACTTTCTGAAACGGATGTCCTAGGAGAAGCAAACAAAGGCTGGTCTCTAACACAAAAGACGCTACAGATGGCGACTGCGCTGCAGTGTATTGAAATGGCAGGCGTACTCCGCCGGGCATTGGATGTTACAACGGAATACGTAAAAGGGCGTACACAGTTTGAGCGTGCAATTGGTAGTTATCAATCTGTCCAACACCGATTGGCCAAAATGTATACGGTCGTTGAAGGTGGACAATTAGCAGCTTATCAAGCCATTTCACGACTGGAGGCAGGAGCCTCTGCTGAAAAAGAGCTGGCAGTTGCCAAAGTATGGCTAAGTAAGGAAGGCCAGAGTGTATTAGTTGGTGCGCATCAATTACATGGCGGAATGGGACTGGATATGGATTATCCACTACAATATTGCTTCCGTCGCTTTAAGAGCCTACAGCTGAATATTGGTTCAGCATCTGCCCATCTGACTGAGCTTGGGAAGTCGTTGGTACAGCAAACAGGTGAGAGTGTAAAAGAGGACGCGGCTAAACAGCTTGTATTTTAAAATATACGTTGAACAAAGGAACCTTTCTAACACTGCTCGGCGCTTGCGGATGCCTTCCGCCATAAGCTAGGCCGTAAACCACTGCCTGGCTTACGGCACCGGCGACCGCTTGTAAGGCGCTTTCGCTAAAGATTAGTGAAAATCATAAGTTCAATATATATTCTGTCTCATTATATAGATGCGTCATGCAGTTGCCGACACGGCATTTTCGAAAAAAATGGATGTGAGGTGAAGAGATGTGACAAAGCAAGCACTTTCCGGCCTTAAAGTTGTTGACCTCACTTGGAATGTTGCGGGGCCTTATTGTACGAAAATGTTAGCCGATTTGGGTGCCGAAGTGATAAAGATTGAACGCCCGGGAATTGGAGATCCTTCTAGATTAGAAGGTCCGTTCCCGAACGATCAACCTGATTTAGAAGCAAGTGGGCTTTTCACGTATCTGAATAACAATAAAACGAGCATCACGTTGAATTTGAAAAAAGAGCGCAGCGTGGAAATTATCAAAGACCTCGTACGAGATGCAGATATATTGGTCGAGAATTTTAGTCCGCGGGTGATGCCTAGTTTGGGGCTAAGTTATGAGGTACTAAAAGAGATTAATCCTCGCCTTGTAATGGCATCTATATCGAACTTTGGGCAAACAGGTAAATACCGTGATTATAAAGCGACCGAACTAATTACGCAGGCGATGAGTGGATTTGCTAGTTCAATAGGAGAAGATACGCGAGAACCATTGAGGGCAGGCGGGAAGTTGAGAATGCTGGAGTATATCGCAGGTGCATTTACAGGCATGTCCATTTTGACAGCGATTACAGGCAGGCGAAGAACTGGGGAAGGGCGGCATATCGATGTTTCGATAACGGAATGTGGTTTGTTGCAAAGATCGTATCCAACTGTTCAAAACTCCTATCCGACCAGTCCAAGTAAATACATTCGACGTTATGTAATGATGCCGAGTATCGAGAAATGTAAGGACGGTTACATTGGTATCACGCTGTTAACAGGGCAACATTGGCAAGACTTTTGTGTAATGACGGAAATGTATGAGTGGATGGAAGACCCTCGCTTTACGACGTTAGACAATCGTTTGAAGCATAAAAAGATGTTTCAGGATCGCTTTGATGAGTGGTTGATGAGGCATACGCGTGAAGAAATCCTAGCATTAGGAAGAGATTGGCGAATTCCGGTGACACCGATTCCAGATAGTGGCGAAATGCTCGATTTCCCACAATATAAGGAACGTGAATTTTTTGTAGAAGTGGAGCAACAGAAAATTGGAAAAGTTGCTCAACCAGGGGCGCCTTTCCGAATGTCTAAAACCCCGTGGGGAATTACGACACCTGCTCCATTGCTAGGGCAGCATAATGACAATGTCTATGGCGAACGGCTCGGTTTGTCGGAAGAGACGATTCAATCGCTAACAACCGAAAAGGTCATATAAGCAAAGGTTGGATGAAAGGGAGGAGTGGAAATGATGGCATCCTTACCGTTAGAAGGAATACGAGTACTAGACCTATCGATGTGGTGGTCGGGGCCGATTTGTACGTCATATCTAGGTGCACAAGGAGCAGAAGTCATTAAGCTTGAATCTGTGCAAGCACCCGATGGTTTTAGATATACGATGTCAACGCCTCGTGAGAATTGGTGGGAGTTAGGACCACAGTTTAATGCTGCGAATCTAAATAAGTTAGGTCTTACTCTTAATTTGAATGAGCCCGAAGGTGTTCGGTTGTTTGAAGAGCTTGTTGCGAAAAGTGATGTAGTCATTGAAAACTTTACTCCGCGCGTCATGGCAAATTTCGGATTGAGTTACGAGCGCTTGAGTGACATTAATCCTAAAATCATTATGTTGTCGATGCCGGCGTATGGAAAAAGCGGACCATACAGCGATCAGCCTGGTTTTGCCTATACGTTTGAAATTTTAGCTGGCCTCGCACAAATCACGGGGTATCGCGATGGAAACCCGATGATTATTTCAGGTGTCGGGGATGTAATTTCAGGGTTTCATACCGCTTATGCCTTACTCGCGGCATTGGAACATCGCGCAAAGACGGGGGAAGGGCAATTGATCGAAGTTGCGCAGGTCGAGGCGAATGCCAATTTAATGGGGCAACCCATCGCTGACTATTCGATGAATCAGCGTAATTGGGGACGTGAAGGAAATCGTCAACCGAATATGGCGCCACATGGTATTTATCGTTGTAAGGGAGAAGATTCTTGGGTAGCGCTTGCCATTACAGATGACGATGAGTGGCAAAGGTTTTGCCAAGTGACCGGGCAACTGGAATGGGCAAATGACGAGCGCTTCCAAAAAGCGGCGGACCGTTGTGTGCATCATGATGCGTTAGACCAGCTCGTAGAAAGCTGGACAGCACAGTTTGGTCATTATGAAGCAGCCAATCTGTTGCAAGAAGCAGGTGTGAATGCTGGGCCAGTACTTGAGATTCACGAGTTAGAGACGGATCCT from Sporosarcina sp. FSL K6-1522 includes the following:
- a CDS encoding acyl-CoA dehydrogenase family protein, which gives rise to MDFSLNETQAEFKRTAQKFFEEKCTVAALKGFEESEGQYSPALYKELADLGFLGLIVPEEYGGFGGSLMDLALIVEEAGWAILPSPFLSTVAYGIVPLLASGTEEQKQELLPKIVAGELVFSGALSEPQAHYALNHITTAAEKSGKDYTLSGKKLFVPYGQSADYLVTLARTEKGTEATHDGLSLFLVKGKQPAIQTAPLASINGEGLVEIDFRNVALSETDVLGEANKGWSLTQKTLQMATALQCIEMAGVLRRALDVTTEYVKGRTQFERAIGSYQSVQHRLAKMYTVVEGGQLAAYQAISRLEAGASAEKELAVAKVWLSKEGQSVLVGAHQLHGGMGLDMDYPLQYCFRRFKSLQLNIGSASAHLTELGKSLVQQTGESVKEDAAKQLVF
- a CDS encoding CoA transferase, yielding MTKQALSGLKVVDLTWNVAGPYCTKMLADLGAEVIKIERPGIGDPSRLEGPFPNDQPDLEASGLFTYLNNNKTSITLNLKKERSVEIIKDLVRDADILVENFSPRVMPSLGLSYEVLKEINPRLVMASISNFGQTGKYRDYKATELITQAMSGFASSIGEDTREPLRAGGKLRMLEYIAGAFTGMSILTAITGRRRTGEGRHIDVSITECGLLQRSYPTVQNSYPTSPSKYIRRYVMMPSIEKCKDGYIGITLLTGQHWQDFCVMTEMYEWMEDPRFTTLDNRLKHKKMFQDRFDEWLMRHTREEILALGRDWRIPVTPIPDSGEMLDFPQYKEREFFVEVEQQKIGKVAQPGAPFRMSKTPWGITTPAPLLGQHNDNVYGERLGLSEETIQSLTTEKVI
- a CDS encoding MaoC family dehydratase N-terminal domain-containing protein, translating into MTLTREEIDQYVGIDSEKIKGPDAVCKQMIRHWCEVMQENNPLYLDEEYAAKTKYGEVIAPPMQVQVYTMSPLWPVAERKLNPMEHMVKLMEEAGYSSIVATEQGQEYFAPMKVGDEISYTISVDVVSPEKQTSRGPGYFITFLYTFVNQRDELVCKQTFTILAYNSIAKEGA
- a CDS encoding CoA transferase, with the translated sequence MMASLPLEGIRVLDLSMWWSGPICTSYLGAQGAEVIKLESVQAPDGFRYTMSTPRENWWELGPQFNAANLNKLGLTLNLNEPEGVRLFEELVAKSDVVIENFTPRVMANFGLSYERLSDINPKIIMLSMPAYGKSGPYSDQPGFAYTFEILAGLAQITGYRDGNPMIISGVGDVISGFHTAYALLAALEHRAKTGEGQLIEVAQVEANANLMGQPIADYSMNQRNWGREGNRQPNMAPHGIYRCKGEDSWVALAITDDDEWQRFCQVTGQLEWANDERFQKAADRCVHHDALDQLVESWTAQFGHYEAANLLQEAGVNAGPVLEIHELETDPFLADMFQEVTRELTGTHAYPGWPVKFSGQRLQHRSPAPTLGQHNEYVLKDILGLTAEEIAALEQNELIGDVPLGAKVKAL
- a CDS encoding acyl-CoA dehydrogenase family protein; translation: MRFDLTDEQQQLKQEIRTYLDKHVTPELVEELKGNPDGGPLWKTYIKKLGEDGWLGVGWPVEYGGQGKTPLEQYIFLEEINRTGVNIPFITLETVGPTLMKLGTEEQKNYFLPKILKGEIEVAIGYTEPEAGTDLASLQTRAVKDGDSYIINGQKVFTTNAHISDYIWLAARTDPDAPKHKGISIFLVPTNTPGVSVDTTHLMGERTNSTYYDNVRVPADALVGEENKGWQYITTQLSLERLMLSTYSRMERMVEETTEWAKETVMDGNRVIDNPGVRDSLAELTVKLEVLRLLNYRAAWSHENANEAPFRPSMNKVFAAELNQEVYDTCMGIMGMFGQLRADSKWVVADGSAERYSKSQLVYLFGGGANDVMLDLVARFGLELPKV
- a CDS encoding Zn-ribbon domain-containing OB-fold protein, giving the protein MVKHEEKVMTPRPMMNQDTVEYWEKLQETKQLHLQRCQHCKTYSHPPRPTCYKCRSFDMEWVPSSGKGVIHSYVVYHRSVHPGFKTPYEVILVELEEGVRLVSNMVDCEPDEVYIGMPVEVVVDQAFEDVAMPRFKRQNI